From Salvelinus namaycush isolate Seneca chromosome 24, SaNama_1.0, whole genome shotgun sequence, one genomic window encodes:
- the LOC120019518 gene encoding C-C chemokine receptor type 6-like: MNHTDNGEETVNNSVAYDYDVVEPCNMEDNNSVETVVRLYIHSVICILGLLGNILVIVTYAFYKKAKSMTDVYLLNVAIADMLFVAALPLIIYNEQSGWAMGTVACKVLRGAYSVNLYSGMLLLACISTDRYIAIVQARRSFRLRSLIFSRIICAAVWSLALLLSVPTFVYYERYVPAHSTLGNYYDNYDYNNATTPFDLENTIFLEEEDYVVCNFRFPDNATARQMKILVPSTQMAVGFLLPLLVMGFCYANIIVTLLRAKNFQRHKAVRVVLAVVVVFIICHLPYNVALLYDTVNKFQNLACSHVDATEVAKTVTETVAYLHCCLNPVLYAFIGVKFRNHFRKIVEDVWCIGKRVMNPRRFSRATSEMYVSTVRKSMDGSSTDNASSFTM, translated from the coding sequence ATGAACCATACGGATAATGGCGAGGAAACAGTTAACAATTCAGTGGCGTATGACTATGATGTGGTGGAGCCATGTAATATGGAAGACAACAACAGTGTGGAGACAGTGGTGCGACTCTACATCCACTCTGTCATCTGCATCCTGGGTTTACTGGGCAACATCCTGGTGATCGTCACCTACGCCTTCTACAAGAAGGCCAAGTCCATGACGGACGTCTACCTTCTGAACGTGGCCATAGCAGACATGCTGTTTGTGGCGGCTCTACCCCTGATCATCTACAATGAGCAGAGTGGCTGGGCCATGGGGACGGTGGCCTGTAAGGTTCTCCGCGGGGCCTACAGCGTCAACCTGTACAGTGGCATGCTGCTGTTAGCTTGTATTAGCACCGACCGCTACATTGCTATCGTCCAGGCCCGTCGCTCCTTCCGGCTCCGCTCCCTGATCTTCAGCCGCATCATCTGCGCTGCAGTCTGGAGCCTGGCCCTGCTCCTCTCTGTCCCCACCTTTGTCTACTACGAGCGTTATGTGCCTGCACACAGCACCCTTGGAAATTATTATGACAACTATGATTACAACAATGCTACAACACCGTTTGATCTGGAGAACACCATATTCTTAGAGGAGGAGGACTATGTAGTCTGCAACTTCAGGTTCCCAGACAACGCCACAGCCCGTCAGATGAAGATCCTGGTCCCGAGCACCCAGATGGCGGTGGGCTTCTTGCTGCCCCTGTTGGTCATGGGCTTCTGCTATGCCAACATCATTGTCACGCTGCTGCGTGCCAAGAACTTCCAGAGGCACAAGGCGGTGCGCGTGGTGCTGGCTGTGGTGGTCGTGTTTATCATCTGTCATCTGCCCTACAACGTCGCGCTGCTCTACGACACGGTCAACAAGTTCCAGAACCTGGCCTGCAGTCACGTGGATGCCACCGAAGTGGCCAAGACAGTGACGGAAACGGTGGCCTACCTGCACTGCTGCCTCAACCCGGTCCTATACGCCTTCATCGGGGTGAAGTTCAGGAACCACTTCAGGAAGATTGTGGAGGATGTGTGGTGCATTGGGAAGAGGGTCATGAATCCCAGACGCTTCTCCAGGGCCACGTCAGAGATGTATGTCTCCACTGTCCGCAAGTCTATGGATGGTTCCTCTACA